The following is a genomic window from Rhodospirillales bacterium RIFCSPLOWO2_02_FULL_58_16.
GGGGATGGTATGGCGAGATCAAGGCCCTTGCCGCCGCCCATCCCGACGAGCCGGCGCTACGCGAGCAACAGGCCAAGGCCGCCTTCAATCTCTGTCTGACCTACATGGAAACCAAGAATGAAGCCGAAGCAAATCGCGCCGCCGAAGACGTTTTTCGGCTTGCCGATGAAAACCCCGATCTTCCCGTCTGCCAAGAGATAGTGAGACACCTTACAGCCATATTTGATCAGGCGAAGAAAAAATAGGCGTCCGCCGGATTAGCCGCCTCGTGGGGCTATTCCATTTTTACGCCGCAGTAAGCGGCGGAATCTTGGCCAACTCCTTGCGCATATCCCTGCTTAGGATCGCCACATCGTATTCGGCCTGCATGTTGAGCCAGAACTGCGGCGCGTTGCCGAACAAGCGCCCCAACCGCAGCGCCACCTGCGCCGTTACCGGCGCGCTCTCGTTAAGGATGCCGTAAAGGGACTGACGGGATAAGTTCAGCATCGCCGCAATGCGGGTCTTCGTCACATCCGCGCCGGGCAGAACGACTTCGCGCAGGAACTCCCCAGGGTGCATCGGCATCAATTTCTTGCTCATCATGATCTCCTAATGATAATCCTCAAGATCAACATCCGCCGCGCCGTCATCCCAAGACCAGGTGATCCGCCAATTACCCGTAACCGCCACGGACCATCGCCTCGGCGACCCTTGCAGACCATGAAACCGCAGGCCCGGCAGATTCAAATCATCCGGCTGCGTCGCCGCGTGAAGCGCCATCAGAATCTGCCGCACACGGCGATCTCTCCGAACGCTGAGGCGACGCGAGTCGCCTTCATTCCAGAATTGCCTAAGCCCTTTGTTTCTGAACGATCTGATCACGACATGTAAAGTATAGTATTACACGACAATATGTCAAGCATCGCCTTACATG
Proteins encoded in this region:
- a CDS encoding plasmid maintenance system killer protein; amino-acid sequence: MIRSFRNKGLRQFWNEGDSRRLSVRRDRRVRQILMALHAATQPDDLNLPGLRFHGLQGSPRRWSVAVTGNWRITWSWDDGAADVDLEDYH
- a CDS encoding addiction module antidote protein, HigA family produces the protein MMSKKLMPMHPGEFLREVVLPGADVTKTRIAAMLNLSRQSLYGILNESAPVTAQVALRLGRLFGNAPQFWLNMQAEYDVAILSRDMRKELAKIPPLTAA